The Methylobacterium currus genome contains a region encoding:
- a CDS encoding outer membrane protein — protein sequence MIRRLLLTSVASALLSGVASAADLPRQAPPPLPLFTWTGFYAGFNLGYGFDASNQNNTATVIGVGRGATPATSLFLANAGGVLVPATGVVAFGGRNSIDGFSGGGQIGYNYQFTPGRGVVIGFEADAQYVDFGRDRNRFAFTPGLNPGALVFNPNGLSGLDFFGTVRGRLGYAWDRTLLYGTGGFAYGSGGGRDFGLPNGSNNDFKTGWTAGGGIEYALPNDSFLNFFRSSAVTIRVEGLYVNLDRGTGLNGAFAVVGGRTYRVSDADVAAVAIANRRRSDEFAVVRAGVNYKFGSY from the coding sequence ATGATCAGAAGGCTCTTGCTCACCAGCGTGGCTTCCGCACTCCTGTCGGGCGTTGCGTCTGCCGCCGATCTGCCCCGCCAAGCGCCGCCACCGCTGCCGCTCTTCACCTGGACGGGGTTCTACGCCGGCTTCAACCTCGGCTACGGCTTCGACGCCTCCAACCAGAACAACACCGCCACGGTCATCGGGGTCGGTCGGGGTGCGACCCCGGCCACCAGCCTGTTCCTGGCAAACGCTGGGGGCGTGCTCGTCCCGGCCACAGGCGTTGTGGCTTTCGGCGGCCGCAACAGCATCGACGGCTTCTCGGGCGGCGGCCAGATCGGCTACAACTACCAGTTCACACCCGGCCGCGGCGTCGTGATCGGCTTCGAGGCCGACGCCCAGTACGTCGACTTCGGCCGCGACCGCAACCGCTTCGCCTTCACGCCGGGCTTGAACCCGGGCGCGTTGGTGTTCAATCCGAACGGCCTGTCGGGCCTCGACTTCTTCGGCACGGTGCGCGGCCGCCTCGGCTACGCCTGGGACCGCACCCTCCTGTACGGGACCGGCGGCTTCGCCTACGGCTCGGGCGGCGGGCGCGACTTCGGCCTGCCGAACGGGTCCAACAACGACTTCAAGACCGGCTGGACCGCGGGCGGCGGCATTGAGTACGCCCTGCCGAACGACTCCTTCCTGAACTTCTTCCGGTCGTCGGCCGTGACGATCCGGGTCGAGGGCCTGTACGTCAACCTCGACCGCGGTACGGGCTTGAACGGCGCGTTCGCGGTGGTGGGAGGCCGTACCTACCGGGTCAGCGACGCCGACGTAGCCGCGGTGGCCATCGCCAACCGTCGCCGCTCGGACGAGTTCGCGGTGGTGCGCGCCGGAGTCAACTACAAGTTCGGCTCGTACTAA
- a CDS encoding integrase family protein, translated as MEDALAGTAWAPAPPKPEPKNRSHKMPLHDNVVAELMELWRSGELKGTTEITDIRHQGLRLRVQPRGPTYFARVQHAGREYRVRIGRADAWSLAHARLVCTAILSHVATGNGVPSEEWIELKRQAFLHVDARKKGKTADAGPYVPEVMPRQAPVTTWSYAQACEAYLSWAQAECSEGVYAQATVDNYRKTLRCPTLRAFDDKAVVDITPSSIAQEVEELRKAGKRTQAADVVRKVRMLWRWMRTPDRERASGIKTTDMDRLKAPRLVGVKGRQHFPPLDECALILATARCGVLNPAVGTAVQLTAWTGQRRMSIVTAYRDDFEPWDGEPGWGLWRCWHRKPSGKKGKEHVIPLPPAAWGPFTAYLAWHRLEYGEDQRWAFPQQRPAKVGSNRPMGHIAEDTLTHTITAIPGSKSSPHDLRRGLSSTVQERGGVHVALVGYILDHSDETETVRQANGMTRRYTEAELLGFKKPVMEAWERFLEPAAAAAVLLPREELKAELVRRRAEQRGVDPEADKARLRKVAAAQYAEGRTHRQRKRAAKDAPAATDPG; from the coding sequence GTGGAGGATGCGCTCGCCGGGACGGCCTGGGCGCCGGCGCCGCCGAAGCCGGAACCGAAGAACCGGTCGCACAAGATGCCGCTCCACGACAATGTCGTAGCCGAGCTCATGGAGTTGTGGAGGTCCGGAGAACTGAAGGGGACCACCGAGATCACAGACATCCGGCACCAGGGGCTCCGCCTCCGCGTCCAGCCCCGCGGCCCGACATACTTCGCCCGGGTCCAGCACGCCGGACGGGAGTACCGCGTCCGGATCGGGCGCGCGGACGCATGGAGCCTGGCGCACGCCAGGTTGGTCTGCACCGCCATCCTCTCGCATGTCGCGACGGGCAACGGCGTGCCGAGCGAGGAATGGATCGAGCTCAAGCGCCAAGCCTTCCTGCACGTCGACGCGCGCAAGAAGGGCAAGACCGCCGATGCGGGGCCCTACGTCCCCGAGGTCATGCCCCGGCAGGCGCCGGTGACGACGTGGAGCTACGCGCAGGCCTGCGAGGCCTACCTATCGTGGGCGCAGGCAGAGTGCAGCGAGGGAGTCTACGCGCAGGCGACGGTCGACAACTATCGCAAGACGCTCCGATGCCCGACGCTGAGGGCGTTCGACGACAAGGCGGTCGTCGACATCACCCCTTCCAGCATCGCACAGGAAGTCGAGGAGCTCCGGAAGGCGGGCAAGCGTACCCAGGCCGCCGACGTCGTCAGGAAGGTCCGCATGCTATGGCGGTGGATGCGTACTCCCGACCGTGAGCGAGCCTCGGGCATCAAGACGACGGACATGGACCGGCTGAAGGCGCCCAGGCTCGTCGGCGTGAAGGGGCGGCAGCATTTCCCGCCTCTGGATGAATGCGCCCTCATCCTGGCCACGGCGCGGTGCGGCGTGCTGAATCCCGCCGTCGGCACGGCGGTGCAGCTAACAGCTTGGACGGGGCAGCGCCGCATGTCCATCGTCACGGCCTACCGCGATGACTTCGAGCCATGGGATGGCGAGCCAGGCTGGGGGCTGTGGCGGTGCTGGCACCGGAAGCCCAGCGGCAAGAAGGGCAAGGAGCACGTCATCCCCCTGCCGCCTGCCGCGTGGGGCCCGTTCACGGCCTACCTGGCGTGGCACCGCCTGGAATACGGCGAGGACCAGCGATGGGCCTTCCCGCAACAACGCCCGGCGAAAGTGGGCTCGAATCGGCCCATGGGCCACATCGCCGAGGACACGCTCACGCACACCATCACCGCCATCCCGGGCTCGAAGAGCTCGCCGCACGACCTGCGCCGCGGCCTCTCGTCGACCGTTCAGGAGCGGGGTGGCGTCCACGTGGCCCTCGTCGGCTACATCCTCGACCACAGCGACGAGACTGAGACCGTCCGGCAAGCGAACGGAATGACCAGGCGCTACACCGAGGCGGAGCTCCTCGGGTTCAAGAAGCCGGTCATGGAGGCGTGGGAGCGGTTTCTGGAGCCAGCCGCCGCGGCCGCCGTCCTCCTGCCAAGGGAGGAGCTCAAGGCCGAGCTCGTCCGGCGCCGGGCCGAGCAGCGCGGCGTCGACCCCGAGGCGGACAAGGCGCGGCTGCGGAAAGTGGCGGCGGCGCAGTACGCGGAGGGCCGCACGCACCGGCAGCGGAAGCGGGCCGCGAAGGACGCGCCGGCAGCGACGGACCCGGGATAA
- a CDS encoding metallophosphoesterase family protein yields the protein MTNRTFFTADHHFGHRGVIGMCNRPFADVAEMNRDLVDAWNAVVGPRDTVWHLGDFAMGSSPAECAAIFARLHGVKHLVRGNHDAKRVLDLPWSSQHDLVQVTVDGQRLFLCHYAARAWPGVWRGALHLYGHTHGTLPPTRQSCDVGVDAWAYRPVTLDEIRERLAGVAEEPEEIRLARALEAEGD from the coding sequence ATGACCAACCGAACCTTCTTCACCGCCGACCACCACTTCGGCCACCGCGGCGTCATCGGCATGTGCAACCGGCCGTTCGCCGACGTCGCCGAGATGAACCGCGACCTGGTAGACGCCTGGAACGCCGTCGTCGGCCCGCGCGACACCGTCTGGCACCTCGGCGACTTCGCCATGGGTTCGAGCCCGGCGGAGTGCGCCGCGATCTTCGCCCGGCTGCACGGGGTCAAGCATCTCGTGCGGGGGAACCACGACGCTAAGCGGGTGCTCGACCTGCCGTGGTCGAGCCAGCACGACCTCGTCCAGGTGACGGTGGACGGGCAGCGCCTGTTCCTCTGCCACTATGCGGCGCGGGCTTGGCCGGGCGTCTGGCGCGGCGCCCTCCACCTCTACGGGCACACGCACGGGACGCTGCCGCCGACCCGGCAGTCCTGCGACGTCGGCGTGGACGCGTGGGCCTACCGGCCGGTGACGCTCGACGAGATCCGCGAGCGCCTTGCCGGCGTGGCCGAGGAGCCGGAGGAGATCCGGCTCGCCCGTGCCCTGGAGGCCGAGGGGGACTAG
- a CDS encoding helix-turn-helix domain-containing protein, with the protein MEERAVLARLESRVRDAGSAQALAESVGLSPQHLSDVRRGRRSVTGALAEALGVHVRRVYVEGPRPPEPVELVGADGEVLVRAERIFS; encoded by the coding sequence GTGGAAGAACGCGCCGTCCTGGCGCGGCTGGAAAGTCGTGTCCGAGACGCGGGCAGCGCTCAGGCGCTCGCCGAGAGCGTCGGCCTGTCGCCGCAGCACCTGTCGGACGTGCGCCGAGGGCGGCGGTCGGTGACGGGGGCGCTCGCCGAGGCGCTCGGCGTCCACGTGCGCCGGGTCTACGTCGAGGGGCCGCGGCCGCCGGAGCCCGTCGAGCTCGTCGGTGCCGACGGCGAGGTCCTCGTCAGGGCGGAAAGGATCTTCTCATGA
- a CDS encoding PAS domain-containing protein — MTDVMERRRFEAEFARTGASTDPFVSAVRATRMPMVITDPGQPDNPIVFVNDAFCRLTGYAYDEIVGRNCRFLQGPATDMADVAKVGAAIARRESIEIDLLNYKKDRETFWNRLLVSPVFDRDGDLTFFFASQFDVTLERERLVRLQQDRDALEAAFERRTAALSDSEQRLRFVLKAGRMGTCTVDLQSGYTVASDGCKAIFGRRADETFQYADLLAMIHPDDIERMQTTLAASVADKADYEVEYRVNMPSGEVRWVELRGQPFYAPDGTPLSMVCVSLDITDRKRSEEHRALLADELTHRVKNSMATVQSVALQTLRNASSLEDAQETLVARIKSLAAADNVLTRESWAGTTLSEVVAEALHAFRDDARQRFLVNGPLVWLDPRLTLAFTMAFHELATNAVKYGALSNEGGRVVVDWEVRDASTSPRLQLRWEEVGGPSVVAPSRTGFGTRLIERALATEMGGTARIEYHPRGIAFLLEAPLPDCVPPTNVTGSLV; from the coding sequence GTGACGGACGTGATGGAGCGCAGGCGGTTCGAGGCGGAGTTCGCTCGGACAGGCGCGAGCACGGACCCGTTCGTGTCCGCGGTGCGCGCGACGCGCATGCCGATGGTGATCACTGACCCCGGCCAGCCCGACAACCCCATCGTCTTCGTCAACGACGCCTTCTGCCGGCTGACTGGTTACGCCTACGACGAGATCGTCGGCCGGAACTGCCGCTTCCTGCAGGGCCCGGCGACGGATATGGCGGACGTCGCCAAGGTCGGTGCGGCCATCGCGAGGCGGGAGTCCATCGAGATCGACCTCTTGAACTACAAGAAGGACAGGGAGACGTTCTGGAACCGGTTGCTTGTCTCGCCGGTGTTCGACCGGGACGGCGACCTGACGTTCTTCTTCGCTTCGCAGTTCGACGTGACCTTGGAGCGCGAACGCCTGGTGCGACTGCAGCAGGACCGCGACGCGTTGGAGGCCGCCTTCGAGCGCCGGACCGCCGCATTGAGCGACAGTGAGCAACGCCTGAGGTTCGTCCTCAAGGCTGGCCGGATGGGCACCTGCACCGTTGACCTGCAGAGCGGCTACACCGTCGCATCGGACGGCTGCAAGGCCATCTTCGGCCGACGGGCCGACGAGACGTTCCAGTACGCCGACCTGCTCGCGATGATCCACCCGGACGACATCGAGCGCATGCAGACGACCCTGGCGGCGTCCGTGGCGGACAAGGCGGACTACGAGGTCGAGTACCGGGTGAACATGCCCTCCGGCGAGGTGCGCTGGGTCGAGCTGCGCGGCCAGCCCTTCTACGCTCCGGACGGCACGCCGCTCAGCATGGTTTGCGTGTCCCTCGACATCACCGACCGCAAGCGGTCTGAGGAGCATCGGGCGCTCCTGGCAGACGAGCTCACCCACCGGGTCAAGAACTCGATGGCGACGGTGCAGTCAGTGGCGCTCCAGACCCTGCGCAACGCCTCCTCGCTGGAGGATGCGCAGGAGACCCTGGTCGCTCGGATCAAGTCCCTGGCGGCGGCCGACAACGTCCTGACCCGCGAGAGTTGGGCCGGGACGACCCTGAGCGAGGTCGTCGCTGAGGCCCTGCATGCCTTCCGCGACGACGCGAGGCAGCGCTTCCTGGTCAACGGCCCACTGGTCTGGCTGGACCCGCGCCTGACGCTCGCCTTCACGATGGCGTTCCACGAACTGGCGACCAACGCCGTCAAGTACGGAGCCCTCTCCAACGAAGGTGGCCGCGTCGTGGTGGACTGGGAGGTCCGGGACGCATCGACCTCGCCGCGGCTGCAGCTGCGCTGGGAGGAGGTCGGAGGCCCCTCGGTGGTCGCGCCATCGCGCACCGGGTTCGGGACGCGCCTGATCGAACGGGCGCTCGCGACGGAGATGGGAGGCACCGCCAGGATCGAGTATCACCCGCGCGGCATCGCGTTCCTGTTGGAGGCGCCCCTGCCAGACTGTGTCCCTCCCACCAACGTGACGGGTTCTCTCGTCTGA
- a CDS encoding response regulator, producing MEPSSPITTYRCICESVSHPEPCALVVDDDGLIRMDAMDILQDAGFRTFEASDGDKAMTLLAREHAVIVLLFTDVQMPGTRNGFAVARETASRWPHIAIVVASGHVRPEPGEMPEVARFIGKPFTSDMVHDHLRDILPDGRKPAPLRNREQAGSAP from the coding sequence ATGGAGCCTTCTTCCCCGATCACGACTTATCGCTGCATATGCGAGTCCGTTTCCCATCCCGAGCCCTGCGCCCTGGTCGTCGACGATGACGGCCTCATCCGCATGGATGCTATGGACATCCTGCAGGATGCCGGCTTCCGGACCTTCGAGGCGAGCGACGGCGACAAGGCCATGACGCTCCTCGCCCGGGAGCATGCCGTCATCGTCCTGCTCTTCACCGACGTGCAGATGCCGGGAACGCGCAACGGCTTCGCCGTCGCACGCGAGACCGCCAGCCGGTGGCCGCACATCGCCATCGTTGTCGCGTCCGGCCACGTGCGGCCGGAGCCGGGAGAGATGCCGGAGGTCGCCCGCTTCATCGGGAAGCCCTTCACCTCCGACATGGTTCACGACCACCTCCGGGACATCTTGCCGGACGGACGCAAGCCGGCGCCGCTGCGCAATCGGGAACAGGCGGGAAGCGCTCCCTGA
- a CDS encoding CHASE domain-containing protein gives MAALAVVVLGFVAALAAAQWTQARNAHSAAERFQAVATRVASLVEGRMARYEYGVRGARGAVVAAGDTGITRDGFRRYADSRNPEREFPGARGFGFIRRVPAMDEAAFSAAARRDGAPDFRIRQLTPHDGERWVIQYVEPMTANREAVGLDVASEAHRRGAALQAMETGAATLTAPVTLVQATGLRERGFLLFLPVLRPFMPADTPDARRAATLGWTYAPLIIDEILTGLDLDAGDLDVAIRDVTPDTVTPFYAGRDAAEPPAGGLTSTRRLSVFGRTWDVDVAARSAFVEGLNLVRPTTVAIVVLVGSLLLAGLVYLRLLGRRREVLAAVEKARLAAIVENADDAIVGKSLDGVVADWNPGAERLFGHTAAEATGRRAEDFIVPGSLWAQERDVLLRIRRGEAVPPFSTLRMRKDGTIFPVQVTASPIRAPNGSVAGIATVIRDISEQAAAEERIRAANASLERQVAERTEALRAGSALQKAILDHAGYAVIATDLQGTITLFNPAAERMLGYAADELVGKATPAVFHDPVEVGRRAGVLSRELGWAVEPGFEVFVAKARRGQPDPGEWTYVTKGGERLPVLLNVTLLRTGDGADLGFLGIALDLSERYRHEAEMKAAQAGTWNYEVATGRVRFSAECARQHGLPEREIELDVEREWKPMAHPDDVPRVLADLAGAIETGGGYTTEFRVPLADGGMRWITAIGRVEADAFGRTARVIGLTLDTTARKVAEIALSDAKAVAEAARAEAERANRAKTDFLASMSHEIRTPLNAVIGFTDLMLASGRLDPGNRRQAELVRSSGNALLTVVNDILDFSKVEAGAVDLVEAPFPLLAMVDNCVSIVRGPADAKGLEFRLRMDPALPRWVKGDENRLRQVLFNLLNNAVKFTAAGSITLDVAPEGGFSGGERLRFRVVDTGIGIPKDKQNRLFQRFSQVDGSIQRDFGGTGLGLAICRHLVELMGGEIGVSSIDGGGSTFWFTVRMPRTCAPAEAEPSVVAATPRRTGRLLLVDDSAINQELARAVLRAAGHVVETVGDGQAAVEAVRERVFDLVLMDVQMPGMDGMTATRRIRALPGPVSRLPVIAMTANVLPEQVSAFRDAGMDDHVGKPFDPEKLYATVERWLPQETVPAEVPHRPSSPVEFDENAYREVCRFLSPTRLREVLVLLAEELDTSFEGDGGKEDDRSRLRLRAHSLASAAGMVGFSELAKACHGLETFGEARVVSEGLPSFVAQLASVRRLAERAARAAERMAADLDVPTGPRLVCGRA, from the coding sequence GTGGCCGCGCTGGCGGTCGTCGTCCTTGGCTTCGTCGCCGCGCTCGCGGCCGCCCAGTGGACGCAGGCCCGGAACGCTCACTCGGCCGCTGAACGCTTCCAGGCCGTGGCGACCCGCGTCGCGTCGCTCGTCGAGGGACGCATGGCCCGCTACGAGTATGGCGTTCGGGGCGCGCGCGGCGCAGTAGTGGCGGCTGGCGACACCGGCATCACGCGCGACGGCTTCCGACGTTATGCCGACAGTCGGAATCCGGAAAGAGAGTTCCCGGGCGCCCGCGGCTTCGGCTTCATCCGTCGCGTGCCCGCCATGGACGAAGCGGCGTTCTCGGCGGCGGCGCGCCGCGATGGCGCCCCGGACTTCCGCATCCGCCAACTCACGCCGCACGACGGCGAGCGCTGGGTGATCCAGTACGTCGAGCCGATGACGGCCAACCGAGAGGCCGTCGGCCTCGACGTCGCCTCCGAGGCGCATCGGCGCGGTGCGGCGCTCCAGGCGATGGAGACGGGCGCTGCGACGCTGACCGCTCCGGTGACCCTGGTGCAAGCGACCGGCCTGAGAGAGCGGGGATTCCTCCTGTTCCTGCCGGTGCTGCGCCCCTTCATGCCTGCGGACACCCCGGATGCGCGCCGCGCCGCGACGCTGGGATGGACCTACGCGCCGCTGATCATCGACGAGATCCTGACCGGTCTCGACCTCGATGCGGGGGATCTCGACGTCGCCATCCGGGACGTCACCCCCGACACCGTCACGCCGTTCTATGCCGGCCGGGACGCGGCCGAACCGCCGGCCGGCGGCCTGACGTCGACCCGGCGGCTGTCTGTCTTCGGCCGGACCTGGGACGTTGACGTCGCAGCGCGGTCCGCCTTCGTCGAGGGGCTTAACCTCGTCCGGCCGACGACCGTGGCCATCGTCGTCCTCGTCGGTTCGCTGCTTCTCGCCGGGCTGGTCTACCTACGCCTGCTCGGCCGACGCCGCGAGGTGCTCGCCGCCGTCGAGAAAGCGCGACTGGCGGCTATCGTCGAGAACGCCGACGACGCCATTGTCGGCAAGTCCCTCGACGGCGTCGTCGCCGACTGGAACCCCGGGGCGGAGCGGCTCTTCGGTCATACGGCTGCCGAGGCCACGGGGCGTAGAGCGGAGGACTTCATCGTCCCCGGGAGCCTCTGGGCGCAGGAACGCGACGTCCTGCTGCGCATTCGCCGCGGCGAGGCGGTGCCGCCATTCTCGACCCTTAGGATGCGCAAGGACGGCACGATCTTCCCGGTGCAGGTGACCGCCTCCCCGATCCGCGCGCCGAACGGTTCGGTCGCAGGCATCGCCACGGTCATCCGCGACATCTCCGAGCAAGCGGCCGCGGAGGAGCGCATCCGCGCGGCCAACGCCTCCCTCGAACGGCAAGTCGCGGAACGGACGGAGGCGCTAAGGGCCGGCTCCGCGTTGCAGAAGGCGATCCTGGACCATGCCGGCTACGCGGTCATCGCCACCGACCTGCAGGGGACCATCACCCTGTTCAACCCGGCCGCCGAGCGGATGCTGGGCTACGCCGCCGACGAGCTGGTGGGCAAGGCGACGCCGGCGGTGTTCCACGATCCGGTGGAAGTCGGGCGACGGGCCGGCGTCCTGTCGCGCGAATTGGGGTGGGCCGTCGAGCCGGGCTTCGAGGTGTTCGTCGCCAAGGCCCGCCGCGGGCAGCCCGATCCCGGGGAGTGGACCTACGTGACGAAGGGCGGCGAGCGCCTGCCGGTGCTGCTAAACGTCACCCTCCTTCGCACCGGGGACGGGGCCGACCTGGGCTTCCTCGGCATCGCCCTCGACCTGAGCGAACGCTACCGGCATGAGGCCGAGATGAAGGCCGCCCAGGCCGGTACCTGGAACTACGAGGTCGCCACCGGTCGGGTGCGCTTCTCGGCGGAGTGCGCCCGCCAGCACGGGCTGCCGGAACGGGAGATCGAGCTCGACGTCGAGCGGGAGTGGAAGCCGATGGCCCATCCCGACGACGTCCCGCGGGTCCTCGCCGACCTCGCAGGCGCCATCGAGACCGGTGGCGGCTACACCACCGAGTTCCGGGTGCCGCTGGCGGACGGAGGCATGCGCTGGATCACCGCCATCGGCCGCGTCGAGGCGGACGCCTTCGGCCGGACGGCCCGGGTGATCGGCCTGACGCTGGACACCACCGCCCGCAAGGTAGCCGAGATCGCCCTGTCGGACGCGAAGGCGGTGGCGGAGGCGGCGCGCGCCGAGGCCGAGCGGGCGAACCGGGCCAAGACCGACTTCCTGGCCTCGATGAGCCACGAGATCCGTACCCCGCTCAACGCGGTCATCGGCTTCACCGACCTGATGCTGGCCTCGGGCCGGCTTGACCCGGGCAACCGCCGCCAGGCCGAACTCGTGCGTTCGTCCGGCAACGCCCTGTTGACGGTCGTCAACGACATCCTCGACTTCTCCAAGGTCGAGGCCGGCGCGGTCGACCTGGTCGAGGCGCCGTTCCCGCTGCTCGCCATGGTCGACAACTGCGTCTCCATCGTTCGGGGCCCCGCCGACGCCAAGGGCCTGGAGTTCAGACTGCGGATGGATCCGGCCCTGCCGCGTTGGGTCAAGGGGGACGAGAATCGCTTGCGGCAGGTGCTGTTCAACCTGCTCAACAACGCGGTGAAGTTCACGGCGGCCGGCTCGATCACGCTCGACGTCGCGCCCGAAGGCGGCTTCTCGGGCGGGGAGCGCCTGCGCTTCCGCGTCGTCGACACTGGCATCGGTATCCCGAAGGACAAGCAGAACCGGCTGTTCCAGCGCTTCAGCCAGGTCGACGGCTCGATCCAGCGCGACTTCGGCGGCACCGGGCTCGGACTGGCCATCTGCCGACACCTCGTGGAACTCATGGGCGGCGAGATCGGCGTCTCCTCGATCGACGGGGGCGGCTCCACCTTCTGGTTCACCGTGCGCATGCCGCGGACTTGCGCTCCGGCCGAGGCCGAGCCTTCCGTCGTCGCGGCCACGCCGCGCCGGACGGGCCGCCTGCTGCTGGTCGACGATTCCGCCATCAACCAGGAACTCGCTCGCGCGGTTCTCAGGGCGGCCGGGCACGTCGTCGAGACGGTCGGGGACGGACAGGCGGCGGTCGAAGCGGTTCGGGAGCGGGTCTTCGACCTGGTGCTGATGGACGTGCAGATGCCGGGCATGGACGGGATGACGGCGACCCGTCGCATCCGGGCGCTCCCCGGGCCCGTGTCGCGGCTTCCCGTGATCGCCATGACGGCGAACGTGCTGCCGGAACAGGTTTCCGCCTTCCGCGACGCCGGCATGGACGATCATGTCGGCAAGCCGTTCGACCCGGAGAAGCTCTACGCGACGGTCGAGCGGTGGCTGCCGCAGGAAACGGTGCCCGCCGAGGTGCCCCACCGGCCGTCGTCTCCCGTCGAGTTCGACGAGAACGCCTACCGCGAGGTGTGCCGCTTCCTGTCGCCGACCCGCCTTCGCGAGGTGCTAGTGTTGCTGGCGGAGGAACTGGACACCAGCTTCGAAGGTGATGGCGGTAAGGAGGACGACCGGTCACGCCTTCGGCTCCGAGCCCATTCGCTGGCGTCCGCCGCGGGCATGGTCGGCTTCTCCGAACTGGCCAAGGCTTGCCATGGGCTGGAAACGTTCGGAGAGGCGCGGGTGGTGTCCGAGGGGCTCCCGTCGTTCGTGGCTCAGCTCGCGAGCGTGCGTCGCCTCGCCGAACGAGCCGCGAGGGCGGCCGAACGCATGGCGGCAGACCTGGATGTCCCGACGGGCCCGCGGCTGGTCTGCGGGCGGGCATGA
- a CDS encoding response regulator, translating to MLVSAMRKNGSSSATTALPVMLVMGVQSEFRGPRDGDDSPGGLFWLRIMPVKPSGSQTLSRRSVFVWIGRVVAPSDGERSMHEPVRRPVVVVAEDDPIAMRVVAAELEAAGYQAVTCSNGITALEYVAFGERLDALVTDVHMPGSVDGLFLATEARSMRPRLPVVYLSGRAIEARHMVPGSCFLEKPYEVGRLAVLMRAVTRGGVVSLIAGTRSPRPETD from the coding sequence ATGCTGGTGAGCGCGATGCGGAAGAACGGGTCGTCGTCGGCGACGACGGCCTTACCGGTGATGCTGGTCATGGGCGTCCAGTCCGAATTCCGCGGGCCTCGCGACGGCGACGATAGTCCAGGTGGACTATTCTGGCTTCGGATCATGCCCGTGAAGCCTAGTGGTTCCCAAACCCTGTCGCGGCGTAGCGTTTTCGTGTGGATCGGGCGCGTCGTCGCGCCATCGGACGGGGAGCGCTCCATGCACGAACCAGTCAGGCGCCCCGTGGTGGTAGTTGCCGAGGATGACCCCATCGCGATGCGGGTCGTGGCCGCCGAGCTGGAGGCTGCGGGCTACCAGGCCGTGACCTGCTCGAACGGCATCACCGCGCTGGAATACGTGGCCTTCGGCGAGCGGCTCGACGCACTGGTCACCGACGTGCACATGCCTGGCTCCGTCGATGGGCTGTTCCTTGCAACCGAGGCGCGGTCGATGCGCCCCCGCTTGCCGGTAGTCTATCTTTCGGGGCGGGCCATCGAGGCTCGGCACATGGTTCCGGGGTCGTGCTTCCTTGAGAAGCCTTACGAGGTCGGACGTCTCGCGGTCCTGATGCGGGCGGTGACGCGCGGCGGCGTGGTGAGCCTCATCGCGGGGACGCGGTCGCCGCGCCCGGAGACTGACTGA
- a CDS encoding LuxR C-terminal-related transcriptional regulator — protein sequence MTSITGKAVVADDDPFFRIALTSILRDQLGISEVQQVGSLDEALEALAEKQDVRFALFDLAMPGMESPASLSAVRECFPEVLTVVVSGSTEREDVFLALKAGVHGFVPKGSDVESLIRALRMVVDGFVYVPAFVTRVPGGASGAPTPTAWREAAADPTAALTPRQRQVLDLIVAGQSNKEIARSLSLGEGTVKIHVAALLKALGVPNRSAAAAWGGANLARPRATP from the coding sequence ATGACCAGCATCACCGGTAAGGCCGTCGTCGCCGACGACGACCCGTTCTTCCGCATCGCGCTCACCAGCATCCTGCGGGACCAGCTCGGTATCTCGGAGGTGCAGCAGGTCGGCTCCCTGGACGAGGCGCTAGAGGCCTTGGCCGAGAAGCAGGACGTCCGCTTCGCCCTGTTCGACCTCGCCATGCCCGGCATGGAGAGCCCGGCCAGCCTGTCCGCCGTGCGGGAGTGCTTCCCGGAGGTCCTTACCGTCGTTGTGTCGGGCTCGACCGAGCGGGAGGACGTCTTCCTCGCTCTCAAGGCTGGCGTGCATGGCTTCGTTCCAAAGGGCTCCGACGTCGAGTCGCTGATCCGAGCTCTGCGCATGGTAGTCGACGGCTTCGTCTACGTGCCGGCCTTCGTCACGCGGGTGCCCGGTGGCGCGTCCGGGGCGCCGACCCCGACGGCATGGCGCGAGGCCGCGGCGGACCCAACCGCGGCCCTGACACCCCGCCAGCGCCAGGTGCTCGACCTGATCGTGGCCGGGCAGTCGAACAAGGAGATCGCGCGGTCGCTGTCGCTCGGCGAGGGCACGGTCAAGATCCACGTCGCCGCCCTGCTAAAGGCGCTCGGCGTCCCGAACCGGTCGGCGGCCGCGGCCTGGGGCGGGGCGAACCTCGCCCGCCCCCGCGCCACCCCCTAG
- a CDS encoding Hpt domain-containing protein, with the protein MPDTPADLNPQTHRQVAKLLGPAQAAEMMALLRETLVRLGDMPEQEFAGPSGLALVHRLKSESGLMGFDRLAQACEAVDTAGARGAVPPQDLRSLRVAIASALATADALGEAEP; encoded by the coding sequence ATGCCGGACACGCCAGCCGACCTCAATCCACAGACCCACCGGCAGGTGGCCAAGCTGTTGGGACCGGCGCAGGCGGCCGAGATGATGGCCCTGCTCAGGGAGACACTGGTCCGGCTCGGTGACATGCCCGAGCAGGAGTTCGCCGGGCCATCCGGCCTGGCCCTGGTCCACCGCCTCAAGTCGGAATCCGGCCTCATGGGCTTCGACCGGCTCGCTCAGGCCTGCGAGGCGGTCGACACCGCCGGCGCCCGTGGCGCCGTCCCGCCGCAAGACCTGCGAAGCCTGCGAGTAGCTATCGCCTCGGCGCTGGCCACGGCCGACGCGCTCGGCGAGGCCGAGCCCTAA